One Thermosphaera aggregans DNA segment encodes these proteins:
- a CDS encoding DHH family phosphoesterase, giving the protein MKNLLITHTDMDGVAAAGLYLYATGISDYKVIYTEPYLINEVLRRVVVNPPERIAVFDIGVNPGVFSQVLEAISSLSAKKVEIEWFDHHVWDKEWVESMRRYEVKLHVDRETCGVGVVAKHAFIKRSNVPPDFLENLVNGVCGGDLWRFDHWLSPFYIRLVRRKDPVSWKNVVVETISSGVYWDRAFEEKVLEEFEKELEELSELSKNMDFEVFEANGFKIGVVHVREDVENSFLASLVLSRVGLDVAVIVSRDGKLSLRSRNVNVRDLAVALNGGGHLKASGAKIQIPLTVKMLTAFSRKFLIEYVADLIKDNASYLKRLRD; this is encoded by the coding sequence ATGAAAAATTTGCTAATAACGCATACAGATATGGATGGCGTAGCGGCAGCCGGCTTGTACTTGTACGCTACAGGTATTTCAGATTACAAAGTAATCTACACAGAACCCTATTTAATTAACGAGGTGCTTAGAAGAGTTGTTGTAAATCCGCCGGAGAGAATAGCGGTGTTTGACATTGGGGTCAACCCGGGTGTTTTTAGCCAGGTTTTAGAGGCCATATCAAGCTTAAGCGCTAAAAAAGTAGAGATTGAATGGTTTGACCATCACGTGTGGGATAAAGAATGGGTAGAAAGTATGAGACGGTATGAAGTTAAACTGCATGTAGATAGGGAAACTTGCGGGGTTGGTGTTGTTGCTAAGCATGCTTTTATCAAGAGGTCCAATGTCCCGCCAGATTTCCTGGAAAACCTTGTTAATGGTGTTTGCGGGGGAGACTTGTGGAGATTCGACCACTGGCTTTCACCATTCTACATAAGGCTTGTGAGGAGGAAGGATCCTGTTTCCTGGAAAAATGTTGTGGTTGAAACTATTTCAAGCGGTGTTTACTGGGACAGGGCGTTTGAGGAAAAAGTTCTTGAAGAGTTTGAGAAAGAATTGGAAGAGTTGAGCGAGTTATCGAAAAACATGGACTTCGAAGTGTTCGAGGCCAACGGGTTTAAGATCGGGGTTGTTCACGTTAGGGAAGATGTTGAAAACAGCTTTCTCGCCTCCCTGGTTTTGTCAAGGGTTGGGCTGGATGTGGCTGTAATAGTGTCTCGTGACGGCAAGTTAAGCTTGAGGAGCAGGAATGTAAACGTTAGAGATCTCGCGGTCGCACTCAATGGCGGCGGCCATTTGAAAGCCTCGGGGGCAAAGATTCAAATACCATTAACCGTTAAAATGTTGACGGCTTTTTCCCGAAAGTTTCTCATAGAATACGTTGCAGACTTGATAAAGGACAACGCATCCTATCTGAAACGACTTAGAGATTAA
- a CDS encoding type II/IV secretion system ATPase subunit encodes MNQEKARKRFSLSSILTIRKKPKEIVEKEEKKLSIERVMPVEEPLRIVERDPSWRVLESYYVYKPFVKITIAETPTGPMYFVEEQGLTPEDKSILSKLAEILMDEIHPPSKPEDVRDLRAYVFKEVERIAEKYRDKLGLVGARRIKVFYYVERNLLGYGAIDPFLRDPNIEDLSCNGVNVPIFIWHRRYESIPTNVSFMDEEYLNELIMKLAHMAGKHISIAYPVLDAMLPEKHRVAATYGHEVSVKGPSFTIRKFREKPFSVIELIEQGNIDSLTSAYIWLLLEHGKTFMVAGGTGTGKTTLLNALSMFIKPGMKIVTIEDTPELNLPHVNWVQLTSREVYIAGAQSLGTSVKLYDLVKLSLRYRPDYIIVGEVRGDEAFVLFQAMATGHSGASTIHAETLDYAVKRLTSPPMNIPPTYMRLMNVFMHVQRVITRVEKGVVKVRRRITVVQEVEDFEKYIKISTWDPRTDSHVVNLERSIHLQDIALKRGLDVSDLIEEIKRRSTVLEWMLVKGIKDAWDVSRIIFDYYYEPKAVYEKARSELEELLKKESVETPAE; translated from the coding sequence ATGAATCAAGAAAAAGCGAGAAAGAGATTCTCTCTGTCATCGATTTTAACCATCAGGAAAAAGCCTAAGGAAATTGTTGAAAAAGAAGAGAAGAAACTAAGCATTGAAAGAGTAATGCCTGTCGAAGAACCGTTGAGAATTGTTGAAAGAGACCCTAGCTGGAGGGTTTTAGAGTCATACTACGTCTATAAGCCATTTGTGAAGATAACTATAGCGGAAACCCCAACGGGTCCCATGTATTTCGTTGAGGAGCAAGGATTAACCCCGGAGGACAAGTCTATTCTGTCAAAGCTGGCTGAGATATTAATGGACGAGATACACCCGCCATCTAAACCAGAGGATGTAAGGGATTTGAGAGCTTACGTGTTCAAGGAGGTTGAGAGAATTGCGGAGAAGTATAGAGATAAGCTTGGGCTGGTTGGAGCACGAAGAATTAAAGTATTCTACTATGTTGAGAGAAACCTTCTGGGATATGGAGCGATTGACCCATTCCTGAGAGACCCTAATATCGAGGATTTATCATGCAATGGAGTTAACGTTCCAATTTTCATATGGCATAGGAGATACGAGAGTATTCCGACAAATGTCTCGTTCATGGATGAGGAATACCTCAACGAGCTCATTATGAAACTTGCCCACATGGCTGGCAAGCACATTAGCATAGCCTACCCTGTTTTAGACGCTATGTTGCCTGAGAAACACCGTGTCGCAGCTACCTATGGGCACGAGGTGTCTGTTAAAGGCCCATCTTTCACCATTCGTAAATTCAGGGAGAAACCTTTCAGCGTTATTGAGCTAATTGAACAGGGGAATATTGACAGCCTAACCTCTGCATACATATGGCTCTTGCTAGAGCATGGGAAAACCTTCATGGTGGCTGGCGGCACCGGTACCGGTAAAACAACCTTGTTAAACGCTCTCTCAATGTTCATTAAGCCTGGGATGAAAATAGTTACGATAGAGGACACTCCTGAACTCAACCTTCCACACGTTAACTGGGTTCAGCTCACTAGTAGAGAAGTATATATTGCTGGTGCACAGTCGCTTGGAACTAGCGTAAAGCTCTACGACTTAGTCAAGCTAAGCCTGAGGTACAGGCCTGACTACATCATCGTGGGCGAGGTCCGCGGTGACGAGGCTTTCGTCCTGTTCCAAGCAATGGCTACGGGCCACAGTGGTGCATCAACCATACACGCCGAGACACTAGATTACGCCGTGAAACGTTTAACAAGCCCTCCCATGAATATTCCTCCCACCTACATGAGACTAATGAATGTTTTCATGCATGTTCAAAGAGTTATCACAAGGGTTGAAAAGGGAGTAGTAAAGGTTAGGCGCAGAATAACGGTTGTGCAAGAAGTGGAGGATTTCGAAAAATACATCAAAATTTCAACCTGGGATCCGAGAACGGATTCGCATGTAGTGAATCTTGAAAGGAGTATCCATCTACAGGACATAGCATTGAAGAGAGGTCTTGACGTGAGCGATTTAATAGAGGAGATAAAGCGTAGAAGCACGGTATTGGAATGGATGCTTGTTAAGGGAATAAAAGATGCGTGGGACGTGTCAAGAATAATCTTCGACTACTACTACGAACCTAAAGCCGTCTACGAGAAAGCCAGGTCCGAACTGGAGGAGCTCCTGAAGAAGGAAAGCGTTGAAACTCCTGCTGAGTAA
- a CDS encoding AMP phosphorylase — protein MEQRLKEYSGSVLDLNFGKPIVVLNEADARELGVTPGNILLIIHGDKQKTGVVMTTKTMVNKGSLMVTNELANALGLKEGGAVGIKPLSIPPSFPALKKRLKGERLEESHYREIVKDVVEGVYGEAEIAAFLVSQLFYEPTEEELTYLIKAMVETGSRIVFEEPANDVHSVGGVPGNSKVALITVPIVAASGLLIPKTSSRAITSPAGTADTVEVLARVDLTIDEIKEIVKKTKGVLAWGGKLNLAPADDIFVNIERRLAIDPIYQMVASILSKKLAMGIERLVIDIPAGRGAKVQEVSKADEMAGIFIRQASKMNIALKVAITYGGQPIGLTTGPALEAREALSALITGRGSRSLVDKALLLAGLVLELSGRVPAGSGEEVAREIFLSGKAYEKFKEIIEAQGGDPNVKPEEIPIGKHSYTLKSPLEGAVTHLDNAAITTLARACGAPYDKGAGVYLHAKVGYRVNKGDPLITLYSNSASRLETAVNLLSQTQPIIVEGMLLKTLP, from the coding sequence TTGGAACAACGTCTAAAGGAGTATAGTGGTAGCGTTTTAGACCTTAATTTTGGAAAACCGATAGTTGTATTAAATGAAGCCGATGCTCGGGAGCTTGGTGTAACTCCAGGCAACATACTATTAATCATTCACGGGGATAAGCAGAAAACCGGAGTAGTAATGACAACCAAGACCATGGTTAACAAGGGTTCACTAATGGTGACAAATGAGCTGGCAAACGCTTTAGGCTTGAAAGAAGGTGGGGCTGTAGGCATTAAACCGTTAAGCATACCTCCTAGTTTTCCAGCGCTCAAGAAAAGATTGAAAGGTGAGAGACTTGAGGAATCTCATTACAGAGAAATTGTTAAAGATGTGGTGGAGGGGGTTTACGGGGAAGCCGAGATCGCAGCGTTTCTTGTAAGCCAATTGTTCTATGAACCAACAGAGGAGGAATTAACTTACTTGATTAAGGCAATGGTGGAAACAGGGAGCAGAATTGTTTTCGAAGAGCCCGCTAATGACGTTCACAGCGTTGGTGGCGTACCAGGTAATAGTAAAGTAGCCCTTATAACTGTTCCCATCGTTGCGGCATCAGGACTATTGATCCCGAAGACAAGTAGCAGGGCGATAACGAGTCCTGCAGGAACTGCGGACACTGTTGAAGTATTAGCAAGAGTTGACTTGACGATTGATGAGATAAAGGAGATTGTTAAAAAGACGAAAGGGGTTTTAGCGTGGGGCGGAAAGCTTAACCTAGCACCTGCTGACGATATTTTCGTAAACATTGAGAGGCGCCTAGCAATTGATCCTATTTATCAAATGGTAGCTAGCATACTCTCTAAAAAGCTTGCAATGGGCATCGAGAGACTAGTTATAGATATCCCAGCTGGAAGGGGAGCGAAAGTACAGGAGGTGTCTAAAGCTGACGAGATGGCTGGAATATTCATAAGGCAGGCGAGTAAAATGAACATTGCTCTTAAAGTAGCAATAACTTACGGTGGTCAACCAATAGGGTTAACAACCGGTCCGGCCTTGGAGGCTAGAGAAGCCTTATCCGCGTTAATCACGGGTAGGGGAAGTCGTAGTTTAGTCGATAAAGCTTTACTGCTAGCAGGGCTTGTCTTAGAGTTAAGCGGGAGGGTTCCAGCCGGAAGCGGTGAAGAGGTTGCCAGAGAGATTTTCCTTTCAGGGAAAGCTTATGAGAAGTTTAAGGAAATCATAGAGGCTCAAGGCGGAGACCCTAATGTTAAGCCGGAGGAAATCCCCATAGGGAAACACTCTTACACTCTAAAATCTCCTCTTGAAGGAGCTGTAACCCACCTAGATAATGCTGCGATAACAACTCTTGCAAGGGCTTGCGGAGCTCCATATGATAAAGGAGCCGGGGTTTATCTTCACGCAAAGGTCGGTTACAGGGTGAATAAGGGAGATCCGTTGATAACTCTCTACAGTAACAGTGCCTCAAGGCTTGAGACTGCTGTCAACCTGCTCTCACAAACCCAGCCCATAATCGTTGAAGGAATGTTGTTGAAAACTCTCCCATAA
- a CDS encoding type II secretion system F family protein, translating to MKFWDFIYRCFGDYADEVLRASPSVAKQLRRSNIHIHVEVYASLILFVLALSAGVAATLGVLSFFLGFPVFLPLVLAIPPLTYIVMILIPSLVSGSRASAIDGEFPYTISYLSIMVMSGLSPYIAFERILKGSVIFQKTSELAQRFVLLNKILGKDPLTAFAMLSDRNPSARVRETLSGYISTVKAGGDVIDYLNKRARALFNDLLVSMKIIADRLGGLLESYLAIVLLTMISFTVLYFVTASYSGVIAFGIDTGTMTLLLYILMPFISIAIIYLGDVMQYKEAWMDWRPYYVFFGVTLPSAAVLSLLGIVLYGNPAFKNNPVVTAVHDILILPMKLADVPPNLTFVESSIALSMTLIISIIPSLIYAEYVAREYTINNGITRFIRDLVEVRKTGLPPEKSIIELSSRDYGVFSKYLKKISLELTLGVPLRKIIEELFKKIKPWRAKVLLFILTDSIEVGGGTVDVLENLAWFAESIEAIEAEKKRSMRTLMIVPYLGAVLTAFTIVFMAVYMGRIPLASGQFKAAASTVLPSIVLNTYLMGLVAGKVGSGSVAAGFKHALILTLVTMLFFMFSKVFTGFL from the coding sequence ATGAAATTCTGGGATTTCATTTACAGGTGTTTCGGGGATTATGCAGATGAAGTTTTAAGGGCCTCGCCGAGTGTTGCGAAACAGTTACGAAGGTCTAACATACACATCCACGTAGAAGTTTACGCATCGCTCATATTATTTGTCCTTGCGCTTTCGGCTGGAGTAGCCGCTACTTTGGGCGTGTTAAGTTTCTTCCTAGGTTTTCCAGTTTTCCTCCCACTTGTCCTCGCCATACCACCTCTTACATACATAGTAATGATCTTGATACCCTCCCTCGTTTCAGGTTCAAGAGCCTCGGCGATTGATGGGGAATTTCCTTACACCATTAGTTATCTCAGCATCATGGTGATGAGCGGTCTATCCCCATATATCGCTTTTGAAAGAATACTAAAAGGCAGTGTTATTTTTCAGAAAACCAGTGAGCTAGCTCAAAGATTTGTACTATTAAATAAGATTCTAGGCAAGGATCCGCTTACAGCCTTCGCAATGCTTTCTGATAGAAACCCCAGCGCTAGAGTTAGAGAGACGCTATCAGGGTATATTTCAACGGTAAAGGCTGGAGGCGATGTTATAGATTATTTAAACAAGAGGGCTAGGGCATTATTCAACGACCTGCTGGTCAGCATGAAAATAATTGCTGACAGGCTCGGTGGACTGTTGGAATCGTACTTGGCAATAGTGCTGTTAACTATGATCAGCTTCACAGTCCTATACTTCGTTACAGCTAGCTATAGCGGGGTCATAGCCTTTGGCATAGACACTGGAACTATGACCCTACTCCTTTACATTCTAATGCCCTTCATAAGCATAGCAATCATCTATTTAGGGGATGTGATGCAGTATAAGGAGGCCTGGATGGATTGGAGACCTTACTACGTGTTCTTCGGGGTCACACTTCCATCTGCCGCGGTCCTATCGTTACTGGGGATAGTGCTCTACGGGAATCCGGCATTCAAAAATAACCCTGTCGTAACAGCCGTTCACGACATCCTAATACTACCTATGAAGTTAGCCGATGTTCCTCCAAACCTAACCTTTGTGGAGTCCTCTATAGCATTGTCAATGACACTGATAATTAGCATAATACCTTCACTGATCTATGCTGAATACGTCGCGAGAGAGTACACCATCAATAATGGAATCACAAGATTCATAAGAGACCTTGTTGAGGTCAGGAAAACAGGTCTTCCACCTGAAAAAAGCATAATCGAGTTATCAAGCAGGGACTACGGCGTGTTCTCCAAGTACTTGAAGAAAATATCTCTAGAGCTCACACTAGGAGTTCCACTAAGGAAAATTATCGAAGAATTATTCAAGAAGATCAAACCATGGAGGGCCAAGGTACTCCTGTTCATCCTGACCGACTCGATCGAGGTAGGCGGGGGCACTGTAGACGTTCTCGAGAACCTTGCATGGTTCGCGGAAAGCATTGAAGCAATAGAAGCTGAGAAGAAACGTTCCATGAGGACGCTCATGATAGTTCCGTACCTAGGTGCAGTGTTAACTGCTTTCACCATAGTATTCATGGCTGTCTACATGGGGAGAATACCTTTAGCATCCGGCCAGTTCAAGGCCGCGGCCTCCACAGTTCTCCCAAGCATTGTTCTGAATACTTATCTAATGGGCCTTGTCGCCGGCAAAGTTGGGTCTGGGAGCGTAGCAGCCGGGTTTAAACACGCCTTGATTCTCACCCTGGTCACGATGCTGTTCTTCATGTTCTCAAAAGTTTTCACCGGTTTCTTGTGA
- a CDS encoding amidohydrolase → MKLIASEQGIYLLFKPLVKTEAIIVHQDQVVAAGSYEKLSTMPGISEETVFKKPLGPGFVDSHLHLDSLGFEALTKELHGRNIPSILEELKHYSRKIGEWKISGRLNPIYLEEGRMPVRSEIDKYLGNDPVLIVHQSGHVGVLNTLGVERALTILGNSEGLDVETGYIYESSLWKLLAHIRSQAGEGELAEAFSKGFEILQSNGVSAIGLAGIRLKELEALLEFYKREKVAVRTYAYVLVDELINKREELRKVLSQEYPRGLSVRGIKILIDGALGPRTALLRNDYSDAPGVRGMCNVSMDTIKEALKFSEENGLQLAMHAIGDAALDIALDALKSSANPGVHRIEHASLVRDDQLEPIKALKPIIVVQPRFILSDKWILSRVGQGRIRWVYRFKTLSRITTLVLSTDSPVEPVAPFETIYAAITRGLRDGIEYGYDHSSEALSILEALDSYTRGGAYALRDERLGCLLPGCYGDIVEYSEDPLKVKNIGEIRNINARLVSS, encoded by the coding sequence ATGAAGTTAATTGCTTCTGAGCAGGGCATTTACTTATTGTTCAAACCGCTAGTGAAAACTGAAGCCATTATTGTCCATCAAGACCAAGTAGTTGCCGCAGGAAGTTATGAGAAGCTATCCACTATGCCTGGTATAAGCGAGGAAACAGTTTTTAAGAAACCGCTAGGACCGGGTTTCGTAGACTCGCATTTACATTTAGACTCCCTAGGTTTCGAGGCGCTCACAAAAGAGTTGCATGGTAGAAACATCCCATCCATACTTGAGGAGTTAAAACATTACTCTAGGAAAATCGGTGAATGGAAGATCTCAGGAAGGCTAAACCCCATTTACCTTGAAGAGGGGAGGATGCCAGTTAGGAGCGAGATCGATAAATATTTAGGGAATGACCCGGTTCTCATAGTTCATCAATCGGGACATGTAGGAGTGTTGAACACGTTAGGGGTTGAAAGAGCCCTAACCATCCTGGGAAATTCAGAAGGGCTTGACGTGGAAACCGGATACATATATGAGTCTAGCCTTTGGAAACTATTGGCACATATTCGATCCCAGGCTGGTGAAGGAGAATTAGCTGAGGCGTTTTCAAAAGGTTTTGAAATCCTGCAGAGTAATGGAGTATCGGCCATCGGATTGGCTGGGATAAGATTAAAAGAGCTTGAAGCCTTATTAGAGTTCTACAAGCGTGAAAAAGTAGCAGTAAGAACTTATGCGTACGTGCTGGTTGACGAGTTAATCAATAAACGGGAAGAATTGCGAAAGGTTCTAAGTCAAGAATATCCGCGGGGGCTTAGTGTTAGGGGGATAAAGATCCTAATAGATGGGGCACTGGGGCCGCGAACAGCGTTGCTGAGGAATGATTACTCTGATGCTCCAGGAGTGAGAGGCATGTGCAACGTGTCTATGGACACTATTAAAGAAGCCTTAAAATTCTCCGAGGAGAACGGTCTTCAATTAGCAATGCACGCGATAGGCGACGCTGCCTTGGACATAGCGCTTGATGCTTTGAAATCCTCAGCTAATCCGGGAGTACACAGGATTGAGCACGCTAGCCTTGTAAGGGATGATCAGTTGGAGCCGATAAAGGCTTTGAAACCAATAATTGTCGTGCAACCAAGGTTCATATTGAGCGATAAGTGGATATTGTCAAGAGTAGGGCAGGGAAGGATTAGATGGGTTTATAGGTTTAAAACTTTGAGCAGAATAACGACACTAGTTCTATCTACGGACTCTCCCGTAGAACCTGTCGCTCCGTTTGAAACAATATATGCAGCTATTACAAGAGGCTTGAGGGATGGCATTGAATACGGTTACGACCACTCCAGTGAAGCACTTTCGATACTGGAAGCTTTGGATTCGTATACTCGAGGAGGGGCTTACGCTCTAAGAGATGAACGACTTGGCTGTCTCCTTCCCGGTTGTTACGGGGATATTGTCGAATACTCGGAAGACCCATTGAAGGTTAAAAATATTGGGGAGATTAGAAACATAAATGCTAGGCTTGTTTCCTCTTAA
- a CDS encoding NAD(P)/FAD-dependent oxidoreductase: MKYDVVIVGAGVAGLESAIVLASKGFKVAVVESKPAEKIGDKTCGDAIGIHHFEKISLEIPSKVIDYKYQGVKIYSPSEKHGLIVPGEGVSVNRVRFGQWLLEEALKKGVELYDSHVLTDVIIKNDMVEEVRVKKVNGPVVELKANAFIDASGARPALRSKLPDTWPISDKPFTTDFNIAYREVIRSVNPIPEEDSKYALIYLNAEVAPGGYWWLFPKSDDRVVLNIGLGVVWNGVYNPRHNYEKYLKPRFRGDLIHAGGGIVPTRRPLPTLVWRNVGVVGDAAYTVNPVHGGGIGSSLEAAYIVSTYIGNGLEAGGVDEKKVWEANIKYMQAYGAKQAGLDILRMYLQKLSNDDFEWILKNKIVDGSSVYDLGVKGELGEKILHTVSAMIKLLGKPSLLNQLRIVRSYMNRLMSLHSTEYPKSPEELPKWMSLVENIVEEYARTIGFDRGQKVKW; the protein is encoded by the coding sequence TTGAAATACGACGTTGTAATTGTGGGAGCGGGAGTAGCCGGATTAGAGTCCGCGATTGTCCTAGCCTCGAAGGGTTTTAAGGTTGCTGTTGTGGAGAGCAAGCCTGCTGAAAAAATAGGTGATAAAACCTGTGGAGACGCGATAGGCATCCACCACTTTGAGAAGATAAGCTTGGAAATCCCTAGTAAGGTAATTGATTACAAATACCAGGGAGTGAAGATTTACAGTCCTAGCGAAAAACACGGCTTAATCGTTCCCGGGGAAGGAGTCAGCGTGAACAGGGTTAGGTTCGGGCAATGGCTTCTAGAGGAAGCACTGAAGAAGGGGGTAGAACTTTACGATTCCCATGTTCTCACAGACGTTATCATCAAAAACGATATGGTCGAAGAGGTAAGAGTTAAAAAGGTCAACGGCCCAGTGGTCGAGCTCAAGGCTAATGCTTTCATAGATGCGAGTGGCGCCCGCCCTGCCCTAAGGTCAAAACTCCCCGATACATGGCCGATCTCTGATAAACCATTCACAACAGACTTCAACATTGCGTACAGAGAAGTTATTAGGAGTGTTAACCCTATTCCAGAAGAGGACTCTAAGTACGCATTAATTTATTTGAACGCAGAGGTCGCTCCTGGAGGATATTGGTGGTTGTTCCCCAAGTCTGATGATCGGGTTGTTTTAAACATTGGGCTGGGTGTTGTTTGGAACGGGGTTTACAATCCAAGACATAACTATGAAAAATACCTGAAACCCCGTTTCAGAGGCGATTTAATCCATGCTGGAGGAGGAATTGTGCCGACGAGAAGACCTCTTCCAACCCTCGTATGGAGGAACGTTGGCGTCGTAGGGGATGCCGCCTACACTGTCAACCCTGTACATGGGGGCGGGATCGGATCCAGCCTCGAAGCCGCGTACATCGTCTCCACATATATTGGCAACGGTCTAGAAGCCGGTGGGGTTGACGAGAAGAAGGTCTGGGAGGCGAACATTAAATACATGCAGGCTTATGGTGCTAAGCAGGCTGGGCTCGATATTTTAAGAATGTATCTTCAAAAATTGAGCAACGATGATTTTGAATGGATACTGAAGAATAAGATTGTTGACGGTTCCTCCGTTTACGATTTAGGCGTCAAAGGAGAGCTCGGGGAGAAAATACTTCACACTGTTAGCGCAATGATAAAGTTGCTGGGAAAACCAAGTCTCCTAAACCAGTTGAGAATAGTGAGAAGCTATATGAATCGATTGATGAGTCTTCACTCAACAGAGTATCCTAAATCACCCGAAGAATTGCCCAAGTGGATGAGTCTTGTTGAAAACATTGTGGAAGAATACGCGAGAACAATAGGTTTTGATAGAGGGCAAAAAGTTAAATGGTGA